In Humulus lupulus chromosome 7, drHumLupu1.1, whole genome shotgun sequence, the following are encoded in one genomic region:
- the LOC133788435 gene encoding probable protein phosphatase 2C 34: MGHLSSMFNGLARSFTSKKGRNSENIHGGREAADAMAKDAKKNDLILRSSGTVNANGSNNFASVFTKRGQKGVNQDCCIVWEEFGCQEDMMFCGIFDGHGPWGHFVAKTVRESMPPSLLCNWQEELSQTSLDLDLDLESDKKNHWFNIWKHSYLKTCATIDQELEHHRKIDSYYSGTTALSIVRQGEFIVIANVGDSRAVLAATSDDGSLEPVQLTVDFKPNLPQEAERINQCKGRVFCLDDEPGVHRVWMPDQESPGLAMSRAFGDYCVKDFGLISVPEVTQRNLSSRDQFVVLATDGVWDVVSNKEAVEIVSSATDRSKAAKRLVECAVRAWKRKRKDYAMDDISAICLFFHSLPLSQQIHPIGTPK, from the exons ATGGGGCATTTGTCATCCATGTTCAATGGCTTGGCGAGGTCGTTTACATCCAAGAAAGGAAGAAACTCGGAGAATATTCATGGCGGAAGAGAGGCTGCAGATGCTATGGCTAAGGATGCAAAGAAGAATGACTTAATTCTACGCTCTTCAGGTACTGTAAATGCTAATGGTTCTAACAACTTTGCCTCAGTTTTCACTAAGAGAGGACAGAAAGGAGTGAACCAAGATTGCTGCATTGTGTGGGAG GAATTTGGGTGCCAAGAAGACATGATGTTCTGTGGAATCTTTGATGGTCATGGCCCTTGGGGCCATTTTGTGGCCAAAACAGTCAGAGAATCAATGCCACCTTCTTTGTTGTGCAATTGGCAAGAGGAACTCTCTCAAACGTCTCTTGACCTGGATTTGGACTTGGAATCAGATAAGAAGAATCACTGGTTCAACATATGGAAGCACTCTTACTTGAAAACTTGTGCTACCATAGATCAAGAACTTGAGCACCATCGAAAAATCGACTCATATTACAGTGGAACAACAGCTCTGAGTATTGTTAGACAG GGTGAATTTATTGTCATCGCAAATGTTGGCGATTCTCGAGCTGTATTGGCTGCCACTTCGGATGATGGAAGCTTGGAACCTGTTCAGCTCACTGTTGATTTCAAGCCCAATTTGCCTC AGGAGGCTGAGCGTATAAATCAATGCAAAGGGCGAGTTTTTTGTCTAGACGACGAGCCAGGAGTGCATCGTGTTTGGATGCCAGACCAAGAATCACCGGGTTTGGCCATGTCTAGAGCCTTTGGAGATTACTGTGTGAAAGATTTTGGACTCATTTCTGTCCCTGAAGTCACACAGAGAAATTTAAGTAGTAGAGATCAGTTTGTGGTGTTGGCAACTGATGGG GTTTGGGATGTTGTTTCAAATAAAGAAGCTGTGGAGATTGTATCTTCAGCAACGGACAGATCAAAAGCAGCTAAGCGGCTAGTTGAGTGTGCGGTCCGGGCTTGGAAACGCAAAAGGAAAGACTATGCCATGGATGACATCTCAGCTATATGTCTCTTCTTCCACTCTCTCCCTTTGTCTCAGCAAATTCACCCTATTGGCACCCCTAAATAG